The proteins below come from a single Papaver somniferum cultivar HN1 chromosome 11, ASM357369v1, whole genome shotgun sequence genomic window:
- the LOC113321607 gene encoding uncharacterized protein LOC113321607 isoform X1, protein MRNFRNFLVWRKFLVKILAKDVNSCKMRFGTKPKGFCWSGGFTIGPWSRKSSQVSVFEAAVKHGNKFAYLQSCSTNKVVVILVLEVQVLEDEKVVVVASSGSCVSVESIEILSSLNIPWVILNLFESSALLNESNESQESIGSETDGGCN, encoded by the exons ATGAGAAATTTTAGAAATTTTCTGGTGTGGAGAAAGTTTCTGGTTAAAATACTTGCAAAGGATGTGAATTCGTG CAAAATGAGGTTTGGGACAAAGCCAAAAGGATTCTGTTGGAGTGGTGGCTTTACGATTGGCCCTTGGAGCAGAAAGAGCTCCCAA gtgtctgtgtttgAGGCAGCTGTGAAGCATGGGAACAAG TTCGCTTATCTTCAGTCTTGTTCTACAAACAAAGTTGTGGTGATTTTGGTGCTGGAGGTACAAGTTTTGGAGGATGAGAAGGTAGTGGTGGTGGCCAGCAGCGGTTCATGTGTGTCTGTTGAAAG TATTGAGATTCTTTCCAGTTTAAACATCCCCTGGGTTATTCTCAACCTCTTTGAAAGCAGTGCTTTGCTAAATGAATCAAATGag AGCCAAGAAAGCATAGGCAGTGAAACTGATGGTGGTTGCAATTGA
- the LOC113321607 gene encoding uncharacterized protein LOC113321607 isoform X2: MPIHSFMMVIKSRRDVNSCKMRFGTKPKGFCWSGGFTIGPWSRKSSQVSVFEAAVKHGNKFAYLQSCSTNKVVVILVLEVQVLEDEKVVVVASSGSCVSVESIEILSSLNIPWVILNLFESSALLNESNESQESIGSETDGGCN, encoded by the exons ATGCCAATACATTCATTTATGATGGTAATTAAATCCAGAAGAGATGTGAATTCGTG CAAAATGAGGTTTGGGACAAAGCCAAAAGGATTCTGTTGGAGTGGTGGCTTTACGATTGGCCCTTGGAGCAGAAAGAGCTCCCAA gtgtctgtgtttgAGGCAGCTGTGAAGCATGGGAACAAG TTCGCTTATCTTCAGTCTTGTTCTACAAACAAAGTTGTGGTGATTTTGGTGCTGGAGGTACAAGTTTTGGAGGATGAGAAGGTAGTGGTGGTGGCCAGCAGCGGTTCATGTGTGTCTGTTGAAAG TATTGAGATTCTTTCCAGTTTAAACATCCCCTGGGTTATTCTCAACCTCTTTGAAAGCAGTGCTTTGCTAAATGAATCAAATGag AGCCAAGAAAGCATAGGCAGTGAAACTGATGGTGGTTGCAATTGA
- the LOC113321607 gene encoding uncharacterized protein LOC113321607 isoform X3, with the protein MRFGTKPKGFCWSGGFTIGPWSRKSSQVSVFEAAVKHGNKFAYLQSCSTNKVVVILVLEVQVLEDEKVVVVASSGSCVSVESIEILSSLNIPWVILNLFESSALLNESNESQESIGSETDGGCN; encoded by the exons ATGAGGTTTGGGACAAAGCCAAAAGGATTCTGTTGGAGTGGTGGCTTTACGATTGGCCCTTGGAGCAGAAAGAGCTCCCAA gtgtctgtgtttgAGGCAGCTGTGAAGCATGGGAACAAG TTCGCTTATCTTCAGTCTTGTTCTACAAACAAAGTTGTGGTGATTTTGGTGCTGGAGGTACAAGTTTTGGAGGATGAGAAGGTAGTGGTGGTGGCCAGCAGCGGTTCATGTGTGTCTGTTGAAAG TATTGAGATTCTTTCCAGTTTAAACATCCCCTGGGTTATTCTCAACCTCTTTGAAAGCAGTGCTTTGCTAAATGAATCAAATGag AGCCAAGAAAGCATAGGCAGTGAAACTGATGGTGGTTGCAATTGA